In Bacillus toyonensis BCT-7112, a single window of DNA contains:
- the accB gene encoding acetyl-CoA carboxylase biotin carboxyl carrier protein yields the protein MFKIQEVRELIKLIDSSNIDEFEYKKDGTTIKMKKRGNEVVAMQAPVAKQAMQPVASVEVETAVAAAQVEAPKQEEKKAVQDENLHKITSPMVGTFYSSSSPDTPPYVSVGDRVSKDSIVCIVEAMKLFNEIDADVEGEIVEILVNNGQLVEYGQPLFLVKA from the coding sequence ATGTTTAAAATTCAAGAAGTTCGTGAATTAATTAAATTAATTGATAGCTCTAATATTGATGAATTTGAATACAAAAAAGACGGTACAACAATCAAAATGAAAAAGCGTGGTAATGAAGTTGTTGCGATGCAAGCACCTGTAGCGAAACAAGCTATGCAACCAGTAGCATCTGTTGAAGTTGAAACAGCAGTAGCGGCAGCGCAAGTAGAAGCACCAAAACAAGAAGAGAAGAAAGCTGTTCAAGATGAAAACCTACATAAGATTACCTCACCAATGGTAGGTACATTCTATTCTTCATCTTCACCTGATACACCTCCATATGTAAGTGTTGGAGACAGGGTATCGAAAGATTCTATCGTATGTATTGTCGAGGCTATGAAGTTATTTAACGAAATTGACGCTGATGTAGAGGGCGAAATTGTTGAGATTCTTGTTAATAACGGACAGCTTGTTGAGTATGGACAACCGCTATTTCTTGTGAAAGCGTAA
- the spoIIIAD gene encoding stage III sporulation protein AD, whose translation MQIVGLGLVATFLAAVLNQHKSSITSLFIVFVGSVMFLILIDQIHSILQMIERVASEAKVSNVYVETLLKIIGIAYIAEFGAQITKDAGQGAIASKIELAGKILILVMAIPILTVVIETILGFLPTG comes from the coding sequence ATACAAATTGTCGGATTAGGCCTCGTTGCTACGTTTTTAGCAGCTGTTTTGAATCAGCATAAATCTAGCATTACATCGTTATTTATTGTTTTTGTAGGTAGCGTAATGTTTCTTATTTTAATCGATCAAATTCACTCTATTTTACAAATGATTGAGAGAGTAGCGAGTGAAGCGAAAGTTAGCAACGTCTATGTAGAAACGTTACTGAAAATTATTGGGATTGCTTATATCGCTGAGTTTGGAGCGCAAATTACAAAAGATGCTGGGCAAGGTGCAATCGCTTCGAAAATTGAACTAGCTGGTAAAATCTTAATTCTCGTTATGGCAATTCCTATTTTGACAGTCGTAATTGAAACTATTCTCGGATTTTTACCGACGGGATAA
- the spoIIIAG gene encoding stage III sporulation protein AG — protein MENKDKNSKFSFFRNLLNGDQKESNEKGKKVTPKFLLVLLILGILLMFSSSLFSSKKEEVPVFKEQKTQNQEKDVPTFGQKSNDSMSNVEKYEKAYEQELKAALEEIAGVKDVTIKVNLDSSEEKILEKNTVKRSQTTGETDKTGGKREVEDESLDEKTVIIREGDKETPVVLRTEKPKVRGVLVVAKGVDNIQVKAMVKEAVIRLLDVPAHRVSVSPKN, from the coding sequence ATGGAAAATAAAGATAAAAATTCGAAGTTCTCATTTTTTCGAAACTTATTGAATGGGGATCAAAAAGAAAGCAACGAGAAGGGGAAAAAGGTAACACCTAAGTTTTTACTTGTCCTACTCATACTTGGAATTTTGCTTATGTTTTCTAGTAGTCTCTTTTCAAGTAAAAAAGAAGAAGTACCTGTATTTAAAGAACAAAAAACTCAAAACCAAGAAAAAGACGTACCAACTTTCGGACAAAAAAGTAATGATAGTATGTCAAATGTAGAAAAATATGAAAAAGCGTATGAACAAGAATTAAAAGCTGCTTTAGAAGAAATAGCAGGAGTAAAAGACGTAACGATTAAGGTGAATTTAGATTCATCTGAAGAAAAAATTTTAGAAAAAAATACAGTGAAACGCTCACAAACAACAGGTGAAACAGATAAAACAGGCGGTAAGAGGGAAGTAGAGGACGAGTCTCTTGATGAAAAGACTGTCATTATACGTGAAGGTGATAAAGAAACTCCCGTTGTTTTACGGACAGAGAAACCGAAAGTACGAGGTGTTCTCGTCGTAGCAAAAGGAGTGGATAATATACAAGTTAAAGCAATGGTAAAAGAAGCTGTGATAAGGCTGCTAGATGTACCAGCCCATCGTGTTTCAGTTTCACCGAAAAATTGA
- the spoIIIAC gene encoding stage III sporulation protein AC: MSIDVGLIFQIAGIGIVLAFIHTVLKELKREDIANWVILVGFVVILFHVAFLINTLFDKIKSVFLFQ; encoded by the coding sequence ATGTCCATTGATGTTGGATTAATATTTCAAATCGCCGGAATCGGCATTGTTTTAGCTTTCATTCATACCGTATTAAAAGAATTAAAACGAGAGGATATTGCAAATTGGGTTATCCTTGTCGGTTTTGTCGTCATTCTATTCCATGTTGCATTTTTAATTAATACGTTGTTCGACAAGATTAAAAGTGTCTTTCTCTTCCAGTAA
- the spoIIIAF gene encoding stage III sporulation protein AF translates to MQFVTEWIRNIIVFLLLATMLHLILPNSNLQKYVKFVVSLLLVVLILTPLFKLLQTDVNEVIANFNEEKYVAEGSVKNSIDSKKKEIQALTRAYSLEEMATKMKKEVGKEFEKKYGMTVSEIQIVATERVEEVKSAKDIQSVVVTLKEKERSKNDAIETVKPIEINTNEPPKKVEETNVEMKDFFSSRWQLENKQIQVQTEGRTGRVNGK, encoded by the coding sequence ATGCAATTTGTTACAGAGTGGATTAGAAATATTATCGTTTTTTTACTCTTAGCGACAATGCTTCATCTTATTCTTCCAAACTCGAATTTGCAAAAATACGTTAAATTCGTCGTAAGTCTACTATTAGTTGTATTAATTTTAACACCTCTTTTTAAACTGTTGCAAACAGATGTAAATGAAGTAATCGCAAATTTTAATGAAGAAAAGTATGTAGCAGAGGGATCTGTAAAAAATTCAATAGATTCGAAGAAAAAAGAAATACAAGCTCTAACACGTGCATATAGTTTAGAAGAGATGGCTACCAAAATGAAAAAAGAAGTAGGAAAAGAGTTTGAGAAAAAGTATGGTATGACAGTCTCTGAAATACAAATAGTCGCAACGGAAAGGGTAGAAGAAGTAAAGTCAGCCAAAGATATTCAATCTGTTGTTGTGACGTTGAAAGAAAAAGAACGCAGTAAAAATGACGCAATTGAAACAGTAAAGCCAATTGAAATTAATACGAATGAACCTCCAAAAAAGGTAGAAGAAACGAATGTAGAAATGAAAGATTTCTTTTCAAGCAGGTGGCAACTAGAGAATAAACAAATCCAAGTTCAAACGGAAGGGAGGACAGGTAGAGTAAATGGAAAATAA
- the spoIIIAE gene encoding stage III sporulation protein AE: MLRKFGAKLLFACFLFFSLPVVVQASPVETNVVDQQLDKLGIEDVKQFWDGLVTKYGGYLPESQKGSFMEFVKGEKEFSIKEWMLGLLKYLFHELAANGKLLGTLIMLTIFSALLQSLQSAFSKSSVSKIADAVVYMVLIIFALNSFYVVMTYARETIQTMVDFILALLPILLALIATGGGVVSVSFFHPIIIFLMNTSGLLMNYIVLPLLLLATILSIVSTMSDQYKVTKLSKLLQNVSVGIIGIFLTIFLGVLSVQGTATAVADGIAVKTAKFVTGNFIPVVGRMFTEAADTVISASGLLKNTVGIIGLVILCLIVAFPAIQIFCIAFIYKFAAAVLQPVGGGAIIQCLDIIGRSIIYVFACLAIVSFMFFLSITIIIAAGNITLMMR, translated from the coding sequence ATGTTGAGGAAGTTTGGAGCTAAGCTGCTATTTGCTTGCTTCCTTTTCTTTTCTTTACCGGTTGTTGTACAAGCTTCTCCTGTAGAAACAAACGTCGTTGATCAACAATTGGATAAGCTCGGAATTGAAGATGTGAAGCAATTTTGGGACGGGCTTGTTACAAAATATGGAGGTTATTTACCAGAGAGTCAAAAAGGAAGCTTTATGGAGTTTGTAAAGGGAGAAAAAGAATTCTCTATAAAAGAATGGATGCTAGGTTTATTAAAATATTTGTTTCACGAGCTTGCTGCAAATGGAAAGCTACTTGGAACACTCATTATGCTCACAATTTTTAGTGCATTGTTGCAATCACTGCAATCTGCCTTTTCAAAGAGTAGTGTAAGTAAAATTGCCGATGCAGTTGTATATATGGTGCTTATTATTTTTGCTTTAAATAGTTTTTATGTGGTTATGACATATGCAAGAGAAACGATACAAACAATGGTAGATTTCATATTAGCGCTATTACCAATCTTGCTTGCACTCATAGCAACTGGAGGCGGTGTTGTATCTGTATCGTTTTTTCATCCGATTATCATTTTCTTAATGAATACGAGTGGGCTTCTTATGAATTACATCGTTCTACCACTTTTATTACTTGCAACGATATTAAGTATTGTAAGTACGATGAGTGATCAATATAAAGTTACGAAATTGTCTAAGCTTCTGCAAAACGTTAGCGTTGGGATTATCGGGATCTTTTTAACGATTTTTTTAGGAGTATTATCTGTACAAGGAACAGCGACAGCGGTTGCTGATGGGATAGCTGTGAAAACTGCTAAATTTGTAACAGGGAACTTTATTCCTGTAGTTGGAAGGATGTTTACAGAGGCAGCGGATACTGTTATTAGTGCGTCGGGGTTATTAAAAAATACAGTCGGAATTATAGGGCTCGTTATTTTATGTTTAATTGTCGCTTTTCCAGCGATTCAAATTTTTTGTATCGCGTTTATTTATAAATTCGCAGCAGCAGTATTGCAACCAGTTGGCGGAGGAGCAATTATTCAATGTTTAGATATCATTGGACGAAGCATCATTTACGTGTTTGCTTGCTTAGCTATCGTATCATTTATGTTCTTTTTAAGTATCACAATTATTATTGCTGCGGGGAACATTACGCTTATGATGCGATAG
- a CDS encoding SpoIIIAH-like family protein, translating into MLKKQTVWLLTMLSLVVVLSVYYVTTPDKMNTASPATGEKIGQEKQGTDKAVTNETPNKETTKETPSKETPNKETTNKETDKKENAKKETSKKEGNVSVQSSDENFTALRMQMEDKRSAEREKLQNVIKSSNATAEERSKAKDGMDAIATMETKEGLLETVIKAQGGYKDALVRADGTDIRVTVKAAKHSQKEANKIIQLVRSEGGSKDVGVKFDPSAK; encoded by the coding sequence GTGTTAAAAAAACAAACGGTTTGGCTATTAACAATGTTAAGTTTAGTTGTTGTACTATCTGTGTATTACGTAACAACTCCTGACAAAATGAATACAGCATCGCCGGCAACAGGTGAAAAGATTGGACAAGAAAAACAAGGTACTGACAAAGCAGTAACAAACGAAACGCCAAATAAAGAAACAACAAAAGAAACTCCAAGCAAGGAAACACCAAATAAAGAGACAACAAATAAAGAGACAGATAAAAAAGAAAATGCTAAAAAAGAAACAAGTAAAAAAGAGGGGAATGTATCAGTTCAATCGAGTGATGAGAATTTCACAGCTTTACGTATGCAAATGGAAGATAAGCGTAGTGCTGAAAGAGAAAAATTACAAAATGTAATAAAGTCTTCTAACGCTACTGCTGAAGAAAGAAGTAAGGCGAAAGATGGTATGGATGCAATCGCTACAATGGAAACAAAAGAAGGTTTACTTGAAACAGTTATTAAAGCTCAAGGAGGATATAAAGATGCCCTTGTAAGAGCTGATGGAACTGACATTAGAGTAACAGTGAAGGCAGCGAAACATTCACAAAAAGAAGCGAATAAAATTATACAGCTTGTAAGAAGTGAAGGCGGTTCTAAAGATGTAGGTGTGAAATTTGATCCATCAGCAAAATAA